The following coding sequences lie in one Megalodesulfovibrio gigas DSM 1382 = ATCC 19364 genomic window:
- a CDS encoding methyl-accepting chemotaxis protein, translating to MAATKDVARSVSSVQASARKNMENTRGTTMSFEQAAGYVQRSGEALRRIVSLAEETAQQVASIAAASQQQSASSESINAAVEAIHTIAQEMDSAMRQSSHATGELAGQSLELHRLITEMRGSNTARAV from the coding sequence ATGGCCGCCACCAAGGACGTGGCCCGCTCCGTCTCCTCCGTGCAGGCCAGCGCCCGCAAAAACATGGAGAACACCCGCGGCACCACCATGAGCTTTGAGCAGGCGGCCGGCTATGTGCAGCGCAGCGGCGAGGCGCTGCGGCGCATCGTCTCCCTGGCGGAGGAAACCGCCCAGCAGGTGGCGTCCATCGCCGCCGCCTCGCAACAGCAGTCCGCCTCTTCGGAGAGCATCAACGCCGCGGTGGAGGCCATCCATACCATTGCCCAGGAAATGGATTCCGCCATGCGCCAATCCTCCCACGCCACGGGCGAACTGGCAGGGCAAAGCCTGGAGCTGCACCGGCTGATTACCGAAATGCGCGGGTCCAACACGGCCCGGGCCGTGTAA
- a CDS encoding sugar transferase yields the protein MTDSPQRTSAYQGSHLFTGALIVFDALAVFFAIFVFRVLCTIICEPFPAHPAFAEPVLASLVTVLWILSLAVAGVYNDEKSFLDIEHSKRTLKGLCFGFATVLLVLYPFLTKATLLFFAGAFVISSVTIFYGHIALHHRLLFLKIRSGKRIIMYGAGKLGKTLFSVIGSSRHSLVPVAFLDDDPKKLGDVFHSSGLMQKTSCAVLGTIQDLEEIAVQHRAEELIVTISDIREDKLYRIAEQCKTLGLEMSFVPNLHGYSIYEIHATVLGDIPIVRFHPKCLALYTLTKRCFDVACSAMILLVLSPLLVLIALAIYLQDRRNPFFAHERTGLLGVPFRMFKFRTMHCGADPYACTPACSSDARITRIGRLLRKSSLDELPQLINVLKGEMSLVGPRPEMPFITASYTNEQRLRLRVKPGITGLWQISVDRHQAIHDNLEYDFYYIRNCSFFLDLTILLETVAFLFRGV from the coding sequence ATGACCGATTCACCGCAACGGACTTCTGCATATCAGGGCTCGCACCTTTTCACCGGAGCCTTGATCGTTTTCGATGCCCTGGCAGTTTTTTTTGCCATCTTCGTGTTCCGAGTCCTTTGCACAATCATCTGCGAACCGTTTCCCGCACATCCGGCATTCGCAGAACCAGTCCTTGCATCGCTGGTTACGGTATTGTGGATTCTTTCCCTTGCAGTTGCCGGCGTATACAACGACGAGAAAAGTTTTTTAGACATTGAACACTCCAAACGCACCCTCAAGGGCTTGTGTTTCGGATTTGCCACAGTCCTTCTTGTACTGTATCCATTTTTAACAAAAGCCACGTTGCTGTTCTTTGCCGGGGCATTTGTCATTTCTTCCGTGACGATTTTCTACGGACACATCGCCCTGCACCATCGTCTCCTCTTCCTGAAGATCAGATCCGGCAAGCGCATCATCATGTACGGCGCCGGCAAGCTCGGAAAAACGCTGTTTTCCGTCATCGGTTCTTCCAGACACAGCCTTGTGCCGGTTGCGTTTCTTGATGACGACCCCAAGAAGCTTGGAGACGTCTTTCATTCCTCCGGCCTGATGCAAAAAACGTCCTGTGCGGTGCTTGGCACCATACAGGATCTTGAAGAAATTGCCGTGCAGCACCGGGCAGAGGAACTCATCGTCACCATCTCCGACATCCGCGAAGACAAGTTGTACCGCATTGCCGAGCAATGCAAGACGCTTGGCCTGGAGATGAGTTTTGTGCCCAACCTCCATGGGTATTCAATTTATGAAATCCACGCCACGGTGCTCGGCGATATTCCCATTGTCCGCTTTCATCCGAAATGCCTTGCTCTCTACACACTGACGAAGCGATGTTTCGATGTTGCATGCAGCGCCATGATACTGCTTGTCCTGTCGCCGTTGCTGGTACTCATTGCCCTGGCCATCTATCTGCAGGACCGCCGCAATCCATTCTTCGCCCATGAGCGTACAGGGCTCCTCGGTGTCCCGTTCCGCATGTTCAAGTTCCGCACCATGCATTGCGGCGCGGATCCATACGCCTGCACCCCCGCCTGCAGCAGTGATGCGCGCATTACACGGATTGGTCGCCTGCTGCGAAAGTCCAGCCTGGATGAATTGCCGCAGTTGATCAATGTGCTTAAAGGCGAAATGAGCCTTGTGGGACCGCGGCCGGAAATGCCGTTCATCACTGCCTCATACACGAACGAGCAACGGCTGCGGCTGCGCGTGAAGCCCGGCATCACCGGGCTGTGGCAAATCAGCGTCGATCGGCACCAAGCCATCCATGACAACCTTGAGTACGATTTCTATTACATCCGCAATTGCTCGTTCTTTCTGGACCTGACGATTCTTCTGGAAACCGTCGCGTTTCTGTTTCGCGGCGTATAA
- a CDS encoding diacylglycerol kinase has product MPRKFARSFSYAWAGLCCVARTQRNFWIHGAIGLGTLSLAVCLGLPRQELAIILAMCTLVLAMEIANTAVEFLVDVLCPQHDPRYGRVKDIMAAAVLTSALGSVAVGVVLMAQPIWLLLQP; this is encoded by the coding sequence ATGCCCCGCAAATTCGCCAGAAGCTTTTCCTATGCCTGGGCCGGCCTGTGCTGCGTGGCCCGCACGCAGCGCAATTTCTGGATCCATGGCGCCATTGGGCTGGGCACCCTTTCCCTGGCTGTGTGCCTGGGGCTGCCGCGGCAGGAACTGGCCATCATCCTGGCCATGTGCACCCTGGTGCTGGCCATGGAAATTGCCAACACGGCGGTGGAATTTCTGGTGGATGTGTTGTGCCCGCAGCATGATCCGCGGTATGGACGCGTGAAGGACATCATGGCTGCCGCCGTGCTGACAAGCGCCCTCGGCTCCGTGGCCGTGGGAGTGGTCCTTATGGCGCAGCCGATCTGGCTGCTATTGCAACCCTGA
- a CDS encoding PP2C family protein-serine/threonine phosphatase, with the protein MHACGVSRAGPRHTSNQDAWSITEPLACGMSLCIVSDGVGGRAAGEVASRFVAKALPALLRRELTNTPQTGPHACADIVARCVRRASRHLRQHAQRLPALTGMSATLAMLLLRDDEALVAHLGDSRVYQLRDMTITPLTEDHSFTANLVSMGDLRSSQAFRHPARHQLMRCLGMQRDPQPDVTMVHCLPGDRFLLCTDGVSKPLGDDTLRLLLTRDGMPETLAHGLLAEVDRRKGKDDATAVLVFV; encoded by the coding sequence ATGCATGCCTGCGGTGTGAGTAGAGCCGGGCCTCGCCATACGAGCAATCAGGACGCCTGGAGCATTACCGAGCCCCTGGCGTGCGGCATGTCCCTGTGCATCGTGAGCGATGGCGTGGGCGGCCGTGCTGCCGGCGAGGTGGCCTCCCGGTTTGTGGCCAAGGCCCTGCCTGCCTTGCTGCGTCGGGAGTTGACCAACACGCCCCAGACCGGGCCGCATGCCTGTGCCGACATTGTCGCGCGCTGTGTGCGCCGGGCCTCGCGCCATCTGCGGCAGCATGCCCAGCGTCTGCCGGCGCTGACGGGCATGAGCGCCACCCTGGCCATGCTCCTGCTGCGCGACGACGAAGCCCTGGTGGCCCACCTGGGCGACAGCCGCGTCTACCAGCTGCGAGACATGACCATCACCCCCCTGACCGAGGACCATTCCTTCACCGCCAACCTTGTGTCCATGGGCGATCTGCGCTCGTCCCAGGCCTTCCGGCATCCGGCCCGGCATCAGCTCATGCGCTGCCTGGGCATGCAACGGGACCCGCAGCCGGACGTGACCATGGTCCATTGCCTGCCTGGGGACCGCTTCCTGCTCTGCACGGACGGCGTATCCAAACCCCTGGGGGACGACACCCTGCGGCTGCTCCTGACCCGTGACGGCATGCCCGAAACCCTGGCCCACGGTCTGCTGGCTGAGGTGGATCGTCGCAAGGGCAAGGACGACGCCACCGCCGTGTTGGTATTCGTGTAG
- a CDS encoding methyl-accepting chemotaxis protein — protein sequence MVRELKVRLGFAQGVLEGIDFPCLVADTAGRTTFVNQEMLDMLELRGGLQQALGQEAGALFCREPGCREGAAQVITRVIETGQARKEEIEHHAPSGRRSVISLSTSPVRDLDGNLIGAFSLWHDLTPIRQNEHKVMAQMHMLADAAHKAQRIADFVSQASTELSSQIDQTTSGAEQQRQRTDQAAAAMEQMSATVTEVARNAGVAAQIADSTREQAAAGEAVINDVIALIGRVSSQAESLRADMEDMQRQAQGIDQIMTVIADIADQTNLLALNAAIEAARXPWWRTRCASWRKKPWPPPRTWPAPSPPCRPAPAKTWRTPAAPP from the coding sequence ATGGTCCGCGAACTCAAGGTGCGCCTGGGCTTTGCCCAGGGCGTGCTGGAAGGCATCGACTTTCCTTGTCTGGTGGCGGACACCGCCGGTCGGACCACATTTGTGAACCAGGAAATGCTGGACATGCTGGAGCTGCGCGGCGGCCTGCAGCAGGCCCTGGGCCAGGAGGCCGGCGCCCTGTTCTGCCGCGAACCCGGCTGCCGGGAGGGGGCCGCCCAGGTGATCACCCGCGTCATCGAAACCGGCCAGGCCCGCAAGGAAGAGATCGAGCACCACGCGCCCTCGGGCCGGCGCAGCGTGATCAGCCTGTCCACCTCCCCGGTCCGGGATCTGGATGGCAACCTCATCGGCGCCTTCAGCCTGTGGCACGATCTGACCCCCATCCGGCAGAACGAGCACAAGGTGATGGCGCAGATGCACATGCTGGCCGACGCCGCCCACAAGGCCCAGCGGATTGCGGATTTCGTCTCGCAGGCTTCCACCGAACTGTCCTCGCAGATCGACCAGACCACCTCCGGCGCGGAACAGCAACGCCAGCGGACAGACCAGGCCGCAGCAGCCATGGAGCAGATGTCCGCCACCGTGACCGAGGTGGCCAGAAACGCCGGCGTGGCCGCGCAAATCGCCGATTCCACGCGCGAGCAGGCGGCGGCAGGCGAAGCCGTCATCAACGACGTCATCGCCCTGATTGGCCGGGTGAGCAGCCAGGCTGAATCCCTGCGGGCAGACATGGAAGACATGCAGCGCCAGGCCCAGGGAATCGATCAGATCATGACCGTGATTGCCGATATTGCCGACCAGACCAACCTGCTGGCCCTGAACGCCGCCATTGAGGCGGCCCGGNTGCCGTGGTGGCGGACGAGGTGCGCAAGCTGGCGGAAAAAACCATGGCCGCCACCAAGGACGTGGCCCGCTCCGTCTCCTCCGTGCAGGCCAGCGCCCGCAAAAACATGGAGAACACCCGCGGCACCACCATGA
- a CDS encoding alkaline phosphatase family protein: MGKKALVIGLDGVPHGLLASMMQQGVMPFLHGIASANAFGAMEVTLPPISSVSWTSFATGEAPCHHGIFGFTDITRDHALAFPTFLDVKCPTLFDKLGQTGRRSIVINLPATYPARAFPGVLISGFVAPDLARAVFPPALLPRLQAMNYRIDVDLAAIRADPAKLYPELHATLASRRTIATTLLKEEEWDLFFLVITGTDRLHHFHFDHWADEGSDARQSFLDYYTAVDNVLQELCTSFIARSGNDEHMMMFLSDHGFTSLQQEVYCNTVLQESGYLRFLNDNPRMISHLDPAQTRAFALDPGRIYLNRTDRFARGTVLPADVPALRAEIEAVFRALTFEHQPVFQDVKRREDIYSGPCAHLAPDLVLVPHRGFDPKGAISNEIFKRGTLTGMHTHDDAFWIVASAQPFAPPRTILDCSALLTSFFTQER, encoded by the coding sequence ATGGGAAAAAAAGCACTGGTGATTGGCCTTGATGGAGTCCCGCATGGCCTGCTTGCCTCCATGATGCAACAAGGCGTCATGCCGTTTTTGCATGGCATTGCATCGGCCAATGCCTTCGGGGCCATGGAAGTCACCCTTCCGCCCATCTCTTCGGTCTCCTGGACGAGTTTTGCCACCGGCGAAGCGCCGTGCCATCACGGCATCTTCGGCTTCACGGATATCACCCGCGACCACGCCCTGGCCTTCCCGACGTTTCTCGATGTCAAGTGCCCGACGTTATTTGACAAGCTTGGCCAGACGGGCAGGCGATCCATCGTCATCAACCTCCCGGCCACGTACCCGGCGCGCGCATTTCCCGGCGTGCTGATCTCCGGATTCGTGGCGCCGGACCTGGCGCGGGCGGTGTTCCCGCCCGCACTGCTGCCACGGCTGCAGGCCATGAATTACCGCATTGATGTGGACCTGGCCGCAATCCGCGCCGACCCTGCCAAACTGTATCCGGAACTCCATGCCACCCTTGCCAGTCGCCGCACCATTGCCACAACCTTGCTGAAGGAAGAGGAATGGGACCTGTTCTTCCTGGTCATTACCGGCACGGACAGATTGCATCATTTCCACTTCGACCATTGGGCCGACGAAGGCAGCGACGCAAGACAATCATTCCTCGACTATTATACGGCCGTGGACAACGTGCTGCAAGAGCTCTGCACATCGTTCATCGCACGATCCGGCAACGATGAGCACATGATGATGTTCCTGTCCGATCACGGTTTCACCTCCCTGCAACAGGAGGTGTACTGCAATACCGTGCTCCAGGAATCCGGATACCTGCGGTTCCTGAACGACAACCCACGGATGATCTCGCATCTTGACCCTGCACAGACCAGGGCTTTTGCGCTTGATCCCGGCAGGATTTACCTCAATCGCACAGATCGCTTTGCCCGCGGCACGGTGTTGCCGGCCGATGTCCCGGCCCTGCGCGCGGAGATTGAAGCCGTTTTCCGCGCCCTGACCTTCGAGCACCAGCCCGTTTTCCAGGACGTCAAACGACGCGAGGACATTTATTCCGGCCCCTGCGCGCACCTTGCGCCGGATCTCGTGCTTGTGCCGCACCGGGGGTTCGATCCCAAGGGAGCCATTTCCAATGAAATTTTCAAACGCGGGACACTGACCGGCATGCATACCCATGACGACGCCTTCTGGATTGTCGCCAGTGCGCAGCCGTTCGCCCCCCCGCGGACGATACTGGACTGCAGCGCACTCCTTACCTCATTCTTCACTCAGGAACGGTGA
- a CDS encoding YitT family protein, with the protein MTITPPSSSDAPEHTSNGCTDPDCMDPAPGDRQYAMFVLKNLLLLALGAVLYAAGFNGFALPHTMLAGGISGLSMLLYYVLGVPDPAVWYALLNVPLYVLGWIGVSRRFFWYSLAGAGMLTLCLELVRPAMHVADPVLAVLAGGALMGAGLGIALHSMGSLGGTDIIAILVFQKYGFPVGRFNFLVNGFILGAGLVVLPLHAVLYSLAMIFVCSATLEYFLGVFNQRKMALIISDKYECIAESITTRLHRGCTLLTGEGGFTHSPKKVVLAVVNNIQIKRLEELVYTQDPRAFMITLSTSTVLGEGFLKRKTY; encoded by the coding sequence ATGACCATCACGCCCCCCTCCTCTTCCGACGCTCCCGAGCACACCAGCAATGGATGCACGGATCCCGACTGCATGGACCCGGCACCCGGCGACCGGCAGTACGCCATGTTTGTGCTGAAGAACCTCCTGCTGCTGGCCCTGGGCGCGGTGCTGTATGCCGCGGGATTCAACGGCTTTGCCCTGCCGCACACCATGCTGGCGGGGGGGATTTCCGGCCTGAGCATGCTGCTGTATTACGTGCTTGGCGTGCCGGATCCGGCTGTGTGGTACGCCCTGCTCAACGTGCCGCTGTACGTGCTGGGCTGGATCGGGGTGAGCCGGCGATTTTTCTGGTACAGTCTGGCTGGAGCCGGAATGCTGACCCTGTGCCTGGAGCTGGTGCGCCCGGCGATGCATGTGGCCGACCCAGTGCTGGCCGTGCTGGCTGGCGGGGCGCTCATGGGCGCCGGCCTGGGCATTGCCCTGCACTCCATGGGGTCCCTGGGGGGGACAGACATCATCGCCATCCTCGTCTTCCAGAAATACGGCTTCCCCGTGGGGCGCTTCAACTTTCTGGTGAACGGCTTCATCCTGGGTGCCGGTCTTGTCGTCCTGCCGCTGCACGCCGTGCTGTATTCCCTGGCCATGATCTTCGTCTGCTCGGCCACCCTTGAATACTTTCTGGGGGTGTTCAATCAGCGCAAAATGGCGCTCATCATCTCCGACAAATATGAATGCATCGCCGAAAGCATCACCACACGGCTGCATCGCGGCTGCACCCTGCTCACGGGCGAGGGCGGGTTCACCCACAGCCCCAAAAAAGTGGTGCTGGCCGTGGTCAACAACATCCAGATCAAGCGGCTGGAGGAACTGGTCTACACCCAGGATCCCCGGGCGTTCATGATCACCCTGTCCACCTCCACGGTGCTGGGCGAAGGCTTCCTGAAGCGCAAGACCTACTGA
- a CDS encoding GspE/PulE family protein → MSRPASADIAPPRFRLDPSHTAPATGDRKRLGEMLVEEGLLSTEDLHKALAAHKSYGMKLGQYLIQRNLVDERSIVRLLAKQLRVELFDPELYPPDVSLSQVVPEAVSHKHLLVPIKHTGDMLMLAMMDPTDLNAIDIIGKLTRLYVEPVICTEQEYVSYFYKIYGRMLEGIADVDYDVERPQGAEDSTFTISSLQYMAEDAPIIKLVNSTLVAALERRASDIHIQPRQESILVRFRVDGKLEEAPAPPRQFYLPFISRIKLLSNMDISVSRIPQDGRFTYRTREREISVRTSTMPTIWGEKVVLRLLDQSGDAMDLEQLGLDPREQKIIEVGLKRPYGMLLATGPTGSGKTTLLYALLKRLNTTDVNIVTLEDPVEYRMDSIAQIQLNRKAGMTFASGLRSVLRQDPDVIMVGEIRDLETADIAVRAALTGHKVLSTLHTNNAAETITRLTEMGIEPFLVASTLLVSVAQRLVRRVCTDCCEEFLATPNILKAMQVKTSEQIRIRRAVGCPRCGRTGFKGRIGVYEILEIDQAMQDLILKRASSATIRNTAVEAGKLHTLKQNAAIKVLRGLTTIEEYMSVAFEH, encoded by the coding sequence TTGTCCCGGCCTGCGTCTGCCGACATCGCCCCGCCCCGGTTCCGGCTGGACCCCTCGCACACTGCCCCGGCCACGGGAGACCGCAAACGCCTGGGTGAAATGCTGGTGGAGGAAGGCCTGCTTTCCACCGAAGATCTGCACAAGGCCCTGGCCGCGCACAAAAGCTACGGCATGAAGCTGGGGCAGTACCTCATCCAACGCAATCTGGTGGATGAGCGCAGCATCGTGCGGCTGCTGGCCAAGCAGTTGCGGGTGGAGCTGTTCGACCCCGAACTGTATCCGCCCGATGTCTCGCTGTCGCAGGTGGTGCCCGAGGCTGTGTCGCACAAGCATCTGCTGGTGCCCATCAAGCACACCGGCGACATGCTGATGCTGGCCATGATGGACCCCACGGACCTCAACGCCATCGACATCATCGGCAAGCTCACCCGGCTGTATGTGGAGCCGGTGATCTGCACGGAACAGGAGTACGTCTCCTACTTCTACAAAATTTACGGCCGGATGCTGGAAGGCATTGCCGATGTGGATTACGACGTGGAGCGGCCGCAGGGCGCGGAGGACTCCACCTTCACCATCTCCTCGCTGCAATACATGGCCGAGGACGCGCCCATCATCAAGCTGGTGAACTCCACACTGGTGGCGGCGCTGGAGCGGCGCGCCTCGGACATCCACATCCAGCCCCGGCAGGAGTCCATCCTGGTGCGCTTCCGGGTGGATGGCAAGCTGGAGGAAGCCCCGGCCCCGCCCCGGCAGTTTTACCTGCCCTTCATCTCGCGCATCAAGCTCCTTTCAAACATGGATATTTCCGTCTCCCGCATCCCGCAGGACGGCCGCTTCACCTACCGCACCCGGGAGCGCGAAATCAGCGTGCGCACCTCCACCATGCCCACCATCTGGGGCGAAAAGGTGGTGCTGCGGCTGTTGGACCAGTCCGGCGACGCCATGGACCTGGAGCAGCTGGGCCTTGATCCGCGCGAGCAGAAAATCATCGAAGTGGGACTCAAACGCCCCTACGGCATGCTCCTGGCCACCGGCCCCACGGGCAGCGGCAAAACCACCCTGCTCTATGCCCTGCTCAAGCGGCTGAACACCACGGACGTGAACATCGTCACCCTGGAAGATCCCGTGGAATACCGCATGGATTCCATTGCGCAAATCCAGCTGAACAGAAAGGCGGGCATGACGTTCGCCTCGGGCCTGCGCTCCGTGCTGCGTCAGGATCCGGACGTGATCATGGTGGGGGAAATCCGGGACCTGGAAACGGCGGATATCGCCGTGCGCGCAGCCCTGACCGGCCACAAGGTGCTTTCCACCCTGCACACCAACAACGCTGCCGAGACCATCACCCGGCTCACCGAAATGGGCATTGAACCGTTCCTGGTGGCCTCCACCCTGCTGGTGTCCGTGGCGCAACGGCTGGTGCGGCGCGTGTGCACGGACTGCTGCGAAGAGTTTCTGGCCACGCCGAACATCCTGAAAGCCATGCAGGTGAAGACCTCGGAGCAGATCCGCATCCGCCGCGCCGTGGGCTGCCCGCGTTGCGGCCGCACGGGCTTCAAAGGACGCATCGGCGTGTACGAAATCCTGGAGATCGATCAGGCCATGCAGGACCTGATTCTCAAACGCGCCAGCTCCGCCACCATCCGCAACACCGCCGTGGAGGCCGGCAAGCTGCATACCCTCAAGCAGAATGCCGCCATCAAGGTGCTGCGAGGGCTGACGACCATCGAGGAATACATGAGCGTGGCCTTCGAGCACTAG
- a CDS encoding ABC transporter substrate-binding protein, whose translation MYCRFLRVVGLVMAACLLLAGATTAQARPYKIGMIHWIAYSPLNVADVKGFWKTLGLEVEVVNFGSNQELNGALEHKRIDIACDMMGSWVGMYMAGAPLKIVAETDWSFGGDKIIVKKGVTPEQLKGSTVGIYLNQPSVTYFLNKYLASINVPLKDAQLVELEPEALADNFISGRFQAIVNYDPQALRAERDGGGEVIATSASWEGVIPEGLVARADVLAEIPREDLIKVIQGWAQAVEWSKDSANWAEYMTILNEKTFEGEAPYSEADLKAMLDSVRIHSRAEQLARNKDGLRQYLVDLHAFLKENGMLTKEFAPEDLLAADVAVDALSR comes from the coding sequence ATGTATTGCAGGTTTTTACGAGTCGTCGGCCTTGTCATGGCAGCGTGCCTGCTTCTGGCTGGCGCCACCACTGCCCAGGCCAGGCCTTACAAAATCGGGATGATCCATTGGATCGCGTACTCTCCCCTTAATGTGGCCGACGTCAAAGGGTTCTGGAAAACCCTGGGGCTGGAGGTGGAGGTGGTGAACTTCGGATCCAACCAGGAACTCAATGGCGCGCTGGAGCACAAGCGCATCGACATCGCCTGCGACATGATGGGCTCCTGGGTGGGCATGTACATGGCGGGCGCGCCCCTGAAGATCGTGGCCGAGACCGACTGGTCCTTCGGCGGCGACAAGATCATCGTCAAGAAGGGCGTCACGCCCGAGCAGCTCAAGGGCTCCACCGTGGGCATTTACCTCAATCAGCCCTCGGTGACGTATTTCCTCAACAAGTATCTGGCCTCCATCAATGTGCCGCTCAAGGATGCGCAGCTGGTGGAACTGGAGCCCGAGGCCCTGGCGGACAACTTCATTTCCGGCCGGTTCCAGGCCATCGTCAATTACGATCCCCAGGCCCTGCGCGCCGAGCGCGACGGCGGGGGCGAAGTCATCGCCACCAGCGCCAGCTGGGAAGGGGTGATTCCCGAAGGTCTGGTGGCCCGGGCCGACGTGCTGGCTGAAATTCCCCGCGAGGATCTCATCAAGGTCATCCAGGGCTGGGCCCAGGCGGTGGAGTGGTCCAAGGATTCGGCCAACTGGGCGGAGTACATGACCATTCTCAACGAGAAGACCTTTGAGGGTGAAGCGCCGTACAGCGAGGCGGACCTGAAAGCCATGCTGGATTCCGTGCGCATCCACAGCCGCGCCGAGCAGCTCGCCCGCAACAAGGACGGCCTGCGCCAGTATCTGGTGGATCTGCACGCCTTCCTCAAGGAAAACGGCATGCTGACCAAGGAATTCGCCCCCGAGGATCTGCTGGCCGCCGATGTGGCCGTGGACGCCCTTTCCCGATAA
- the dksA gene encoding RNA polymerase-binding protein DksA: MDHEQMEFFKTLLKGMANEILQRGDDTVASMQGGDMDMPDPADRASAESEREFLLSLRQREHTMLRKIREALQRIEDGEYGECEECGEAIGVARLKARPVTTLCIHCKQRQEQLEAVPGTGSGPQPQQYEF, translated from the coding sequence ATGGATCACGAGCAGATGGAGTTCTTCAAGACGCTGTTGAAGGGCATGGCCAACGAGATATTGCAACGCGGCGACGACACGGTGGCCTCCATGCAGGGCGGCGACATGGACATGCCCGACCCGGCGGATCGGGCCTCCGCAGAATCGGAACGCGAGTTTTTGTTGAGCCTCAGACAACGCGAGCACACCATGCTGCGCAAAATCCGCGAAGCCCTGCAGCGCATCGAGGACGGCGAATACGGCGAATGCGAGGAATGCGGCGAGGCCATCGGCGTTGCCCGGCTCAAGGCCCGGCCAGTCACCACCTTGTGCATCCACTGCAAGCAGCGCCAGGAACAGCTGGAAGCCGTGCCCGGCACCGGCAGCGGCCCGCAGCCGCAGCAGTATGAGTTTTAG
- a CDS encoding phosphoadenosine phosphosulfate reductase family protein, whose protein sequence is MDATTRAQHWALSVQEKCNLSRQHILEAIANASSRVALGWTGGKDSTTMLWLTRMACQEANLPMPQCVYIDDGDAFPEIDQFVNTIAAAWGIDVAIIRNEDLLSRQPRIGEGIEVASLSQENQQQLLSVGHTDPVFFFEPESFAGSHLTKTVPLLHYLKQQFISHFLVGIRWDEQEHRLDEDYTSSRETPPHTRVHPILHFTERDIWNTIHGERLPFCELYRLGYRSLGARSTTRPLAAIPAWEQDLEHTSERDGRGQDKEAVMEQLRSLGYM, encoded by the coding sequence ATGGACGCCACAACACGTGCCCAGCACTGGGCACTTTCCGTACAGGAAAAATGCAATCTTTCCAGGCAACATATCCTTGAAGCCATCGCCAACGCATCATCCCGTGTGGCCCTGGGCTGGACTGGCGGCAAGGACTCCACCACCATGCTCTGGCTCACGCGAATGGCATGTCAGGAAGCAAACCTGCCCATGCCCCAATGCGTGTACATTGACGACGGCGACGCATTCCCCGAGATTGATCAGTTCGTCAACACCATTGCAGCAGCCTGGGGAATTGATGTCGCCATTATCCGAAACGAGGACCTTCTATCGCGGCAGCCGCGCATTGGGGAAGGCATCGAAGTCGCCTCGCTATCCCAGGAGAACCAGCAACAGCTACTCAGCGTCGGACATACGGACCCCGTCTTCTTTTTCGAGCCCGAGTCCTTTGCCGGCAGCCATCTGACAAAGACAGTCCCGCTGCTGCACTATCTGAAGCAGCAGTTCATCTCGCATTTCCTTGTCGGCATCCGCTGGGATGAACAGGAACACCGCCTGGACGAAGACTACACCAGCAGTCGCGAGACCCCGCCGCACACCCGCGTGCATCCGATTCTGCATTTCACGGAACGCGACATCTGGAACACCATCCACGGCGAGCGGCTGCCCTTCTGCGAACTGTACCGGCTGGGCTACCGGTCTCTTGGGGCACGCTCCACCACGCGTCCCCTGGCCGCCATCCCGGCCTGGGAACAGGATCTGGAGCACACCTCGGAACGTGATGGCCGCGGTCAGGACAAGGAAGCAGTCATGGAACAGTTGCGGAGCCTGGGGTACATGTAG